The Paenibacillus swuensis genome contains the following window.
TTCCAGCGTTTCCGGTAGAACGGAAGGCATACATTTCACATCGACTTCGTAGCGAACCACTTGAAGGACACCGCCTTCTTTAACGCCTTGCGGTTCTCCTGTCAGTTCAACACGAACTTGAGCCTTCACTTCGCTCTTCATATTAATCTGGTGGAAATCCACGTGAATAATATTGCCGCGAAGCGAATCTTTCTGCGTATCGGTTAACATCACCGAATGTTTGCCGTGTGTGGGTACTTCCAGCGTAATAATTCCGTTCGCGTTACCGCGAAGGAGTTGTTGCAACTCTTTCTCGTTGATGGCGATGGATGCCTGCACTTTCTCACCGTATAGAACGCCTGGGACCATGCCCTGTTGACGTAAACTTCTCAGTTCGGATTGTTTCTTTGTTTCGCGAAGATCTGCTTTAAGGTTGTTAGTTACCATGGTTCAAACCTCCTGAGTGGAATAAGATATCTCCTTATTTACCATTATAGTTTGAACATGAAACACCCAGTTTAATCCTTTTGCTCTTTTTTGGCCTTAAAACGCGCCTTGATCTTGTTTGCATATCCCGCTTTATTCACCTGACGCTCACGGGCGATCGCGAGATCACCTTCCGGCACTTCATGCGTGATGGTGGAGCCCGCAACGACATATGCGCCTTTACCTACCTTAACCGGCGCGATCAGGTTCACATTGCTGCCGACGAAGGCATCGTCTTCAATTTCGGTTAGCGCCTTGTTAAAACCGTCATAGTTTACGGTAATCGCGCCGCAGCCGATATTTACATTCGTACCTACTACCGCATCGCCTACATAGCTCAGGTGAGAAACTTTACTGTGATCTCCCAAAGTGGCGTTCTTGATTTCTACAAAATCACCGATTTTTACGTGGGACCCTAACTTCGCGCCAGGACGCAAGTAGGCGTAAGGTCCGATAGTACTCGCCTCACCTACTTCAGCCTCAGTCAGTACGGCGTACTTGACGCAAACTTTGTTCGCAAGGGCGGAATCTGTGATGTCGGCCCCGGGACCAATCAGGCAATTCTCGCCGATAACCGTGTTGCCCCTTAGATGGCTTCCCGGGTATATAATCGTATCCGACCCAATCGTAACATGGGCATCGATATAAGTAGAAGAAGGATCAATAAGGGTAACGCCGTTCACCATATGCTGACGTAAAATGCGCTCACGCATCATCCGCTCGGCTTCAGCTAAAGCAAGCCGGTCATTGACGCCTAT
Protein-coding sequences here:
- a CDS encoding 50S ribosomal protein L25 — its product is MVTNNLKADLRETKKQSELRSLRQQGMVPGVLYGEKVQASIAINEKELQQLLRGNANGIITLEVPTHGKHSVMLTDTQKDSLRGNIIHVDFHQINMKSEVKAQVRVELTGEPQGVKEGGVLQVVRYEVDVKCMPSVLPETLEVDISNLAVGENLNVDSIQLPKGVELITDPGEILATVLAPTVETEDTETAEPTGEEGSDVAETDEAAETKDEA
- the glmU gene encoding bifunctional UDP-N-acetylglucosamine diphosphorylase/glucosamine-1-phosphate N-acetyltransferase GlmU; amino-acid sequence: MKVMGLILAAGQGKRMKSKLYKVLHPVCGKPMVGHMADVLEQLKTDRNVVIVGHGAEAVQAYLGDRAEYTLQAEQLGTGHAVLQAQPLLGQEDGITVVVCGDTPLVQQSTLSKMIELHQERNAAATILTADMAVPQGYGRIIRSADGSVSKIVEQKDCTPEENQVREINTGTYCFDNRKLFAALSKVSNNNAQNEYYLTDVIGILKGEGEGVEAFCTEDPAEAIGVNDRLALAEAERMMRERILRQHMVNGVTLIDPSSTYIDAHVTIGSDTIIYPGSHLRGNTVIGENCLIGPGADITDSALANKVCVKYAVLTEAEVGEASTIGPYAYLRPGAKLGSHVKIGDFVEIKNATLGDHSKVSHLSYVGDAVVGTNVNIGCGAITVNYDGFNKALTEIEDDAFVGSNVNLIAPVKVGKGAYVVAGSTITHEVPEGDLAIARERQVNKAGYANKIKARFKAKKEQKD